DNA sequence from the Peromyscus eremicus chromosome 7, PerEre_H2_v1, whole genome shotgun sequence genome:
aaatactggcaaacagactccaagaacacatcaaaacaattatccaccatgatcaagtaggattcattccagggatgcaaggatggttcaacatacgaaagtctgtcaatgtgatacaccatataaacaaactcaaagaaaaaaaccacatgatcatctcactagatgctgaaaaggcatttgacaaaatccaacaccccttcatgataaaggtcttggagcgatcaggaatacatggaacatacctaaacataataaaggcaatttacagcaagccaacagccaacatcaaattaaatggagagaaactcaaagcaattccactaaaatcaggaacgaggcaaggctgtccactctccccatacttattcaatatagtacttgaagttctagccagagcaataagacaacataaggagattaaggggatacaaattggaaaggaagaagtcaagctttccctatttgcagatgacatgatagtatacttgaacaaccccaaagattccaccaaggaactgatacaacttataaacaccttcagcaacatagcaggatacaagatcaactcaaaaaaatcagtagccctcctatatacaatggacgaaaaagcggagaaggaaatcagagatacatcaccctttactatagccacaaatgacataaaataccttggggtaacactaaccaagcaagtgaaggacctatatgacaagaactttaagtccctgaaaaaagaaattgaagaagatgtcagaaaatggaaagatctcccatgctcatggataggcagaactaacatagtaaaaatggcaatcttaccaaaagcaatctacagattcaatgcaatccccatcaaaataccaacacaattcttcacagacctggaaagaataatactcaacttcatatggaaaaacaaaaaacccaggatagccaaaagaatcctgtacaataaaacaacctctggaggcatcacgatccctgacttcaagctgtactatagagctacagtaataaaaacagcttggtactggcataaaaaccaacatgtggaccaatgaaatcgaattgaagaccctgacattaatccacacacctatgaacaaataatttttgacaaagaagccaaaagtacacaatggaaaaaagaaagcatcttcaacaaatggtgctggcataactggatatcaacatgtagaaggctgcaaatagatccatatctatcaccgtgcacaaaacttaagtccaagtggatcaaggacctcaacataaatccagctactctgaacctgctagaagagaaagtaggaagtagtcttgaacacattggcatgggagaccactttctaaatagaacaccagtagcacagacactgagagaaacaatcaatcaatgggacctcttgaaactgagaagcttttgtagggcaaaggatacggtcaacaaagcaaagtgacagcctacagaatgggaaaagatcttcaccaatcccacatctgacagaggactgatatccagaatatataaggaactcaagaaattagacatcaaaatgctcaacagtccaattacgaaatgggctatagaactaaacagagaattctcaacagaggaaactcaaatggctgaaagacatttaaggaattgctcaacatccctaatcatcagggaaatgcaaatcaaaacaactctgagataccaccttacacctgtcagaatggctaagatcaaaaacactgaagacaccttatgctggagaggatgtggagctaggggaactctcctccactgctggtgggaatgcaagcttgtacaaccactttggaaatcaatatggcgatttcttagaaaattgggaatccatctcccccaagatccagctataccactcttgggcatatacccaaggaatgctcaaccacaccacaagagcacttgttcagctatgttcatatcagcattgtttgtaatagccagaacatggaaacaacctagatgcccttcaactaaagaatggataaacaaaatgtggtacatatacgaAATGGAATacaactcagcagagaaaaacaatgacatcatgaggtttgcagacaaatggatggatctagaaaaaatcatcctgagtgaggtatcccagactcagaaagacaaacatggtatgtactcactcataacaggatactagatgtggaacaaggatgactggactgctactcacatcaccaggcaggctacctggaaaacaggaccccaagaaagacacagggatcgcctaatgacagagaaatggaatgagatctacatgaacagcctggacatgagtgggggtagtgaagggcgagggtcgagggaaagagagctcgggtgagtgggagatcccagctggatcaacaacaaagagggagaacaaggaataggagaccatggtaaatgaagaccacatgagaataggaagaaacaaagtgctagagaggcccacagaaatccacaaagatacccccacaacagactgctggcaatggtcgagagacagtccgaactgacctgctctggtgatgggatggccaaacaccttaattgtcgtgctagaaacctcatccaactactgagggatctggatgcagagatccatgactaggccccaggtggatctctgggagtccaattagcgagaatgaggagggtttatatgagcgagaattgttgagaccaaggtcggataaagcacagagacaaatagccaaacaaacggaaacacatgaaatatgaaccaatggctgaggggtcaccaactggatcaggccgtctgagtgggtgagacagttgattggcctgatctgtttgggaggcatccagggagtgggaccgggtcctgtgctcattgcatgagtcggctgtttgaaacctggggcctatgcagggtcccttggctcggcctgggaggaggggactggacctacctggactgagtccaccaggttgatctcagtctgtggggaaggctttgccctggaggagattggaatggggggcgggaggggggagaacaagggaatctgtggctgatatgtagaactgaattgtattgcaaaataaaaattaaaaaaaaaagagccattagcaagaagcctgaaaaaaaaatctataccaGTCCCACCATAATGAGCAGTCAAATGTGAGCAGATCAAAAATGACCCAATGAATGTGCCAGAATGAATGAGGAAAAGCCCTTGAGACCTCAGCCCTACAAAAATAACTACTGCCAAATGATTTAAGATGGGAGAGGGCAATATGATCCTCCCTAGGTAAAAGAAccccaattggttgtccagtgtcaAATGATCAGtcctaaaacatacatacaagtaacatcataTGTGCTCAACAGGGTATTATAGTCATTTCCACATGCCAGACACATACTAACAGCACATATTTTTCAGCATGTAGGTGTAAAGATTCATAAGAATTCAGATGGAGAAAAGGGGGAGAGGCTCATGACAAGGAGAAAGCAGAGGTAAGTCAGAAAATACAGTAGGTCTTTGGCCAGTCACAAATTATATGATTCATGAAATGCAACTGCTCTGGCAGAAGAGTATTCTCAGTGTGAAATGAGTACCTAAATTCTTTTCTAAACCTATATTTTCAGGCCCAACAAACACCCTTAAACAGTTTTTGTGTTATTGCACCAGTGTGGACATCTTGCCTTGCAGGTTTGTATTTCTGTATGTAGGCTCTATCAGTGGGTAATATATGTTTTTATACCTATCATCCTGCATAGTTCTTCCCAGAACCCTGAAAGCTagctgagagggagagagagagagagagagagagagagagagagagagagagagagagagagagagagagagagagttagtttcTTGTTCTCTTCAAGATTGATTTTCTATGTCCTTCAGTCAAGATGTGTCCTTCAGAAATAGTCTTTCCATCTGGTTATGGTTGGCAgccaagagcaatagcaataTATTGTGTTTAGGTATTTGCCATGTGCCATCATATTATCACAAATTAACTTACATTATTTTTTAGCTTTCATAACAACCTGACAAAATATATGCTCTCAGTCACCATCACTACTTTATAAATTGTGaacacaaagcaaagcaaaggaaatTCAAGTGACAGAATTAACTAGATTAAATTCTCAGAAGGACCCCCAGGTTGCAATTTCTAATCATTGTAAAAGTAAAAACTTTTGAAAGGGAAAATTTTATAAAGTGAAATATTCAATGAGAGACTATTGAACTGAGCTACTGCAATTATTGAAATATTTCTGacaaagaaagtaggaaataaatAATAGGAACATGTAGAAACATTCCTATTTAGGATGTGGAAAGTAATGAGATAATGCAACATATTTCCCTTCAGATATGAATATAATATGGAGATGGGATCTTGTTTGGGGGTTTGTCTTGGGAGTTGTACAAGCCCAAGGGTGAATTAAAAACTTCTGCAAAATTGTGAGTCCCTTAGGTATTAAAGAGAGATCTTGGTCCAGGGTGTAAATAAAATCCTTCTATGCCCTTTTTATACCAAGATGCTATTCTCAAGGGAAGAGAACTAACAAGTTTCATTCCATTTAAAGCCTAGCATATTACATTAATAACATTACACTTACATTGAAACTTCTCCATATTGTGAAGTGACAAGTAGACCGATATGAAGACTTTTACTGTTATGAATAAGTAGTGAAAGATCATAATCAGCAAATGTAAGTTACAATCCATAAATATTTTCAAGGCACTTTGGAAATTGttagtaaaaacaacaacaaaagcctcaTAATGCACAAatcctgaaattttcatttcaagTAACAATAAGAAAACATCAGTCTTTTCTGGCTCAACAATGGTGAGTTTATAAACTCTATGTATTTTAATGTCTTTGTTTATGATAGAAGCTCAGGGATATATGACAGGTTcaattttcccattttttaaacCCTGAGAAGTAAGTAAAGCTGACATGAACATGTTCCAGATAGAAAGTggagacatttttaaaacacagtacaaataaattCCTTCTCCAAGTACAgaacttttaaaagtagatttagaaATTTGATTCTGTGACATACAGTAGTTACTAACCTTGCCTCTATTTGGAGTCCTTACTTGTACATAGATAACGTTTTGATTTTTCATTCTACCTCTATGTAATCTGAACAAATATAAACATTAATTGTTAAACTTTctattgctatttttttctagaaagcaaTTTAATCAAGTAAAAGAAGAAGTAATAAGATGAGATAAAGTTGTTTCTGTCCAGTCACACTTGCCTTATACCTTGGTTTGTAAACAGTCATGTTTACATGAAATGACCCCGCCTTCATTCAGTATTTCAGAAGCTGAGATACATTGACATGTTTAGCTTGGAAAGACTGTAATAAGGAAAAATATGGCACTCACCACCACGAGAAAGTTTGAGACTGGGGTAGACTTGAAAATTTCCTGTGAATATACATTGGTGGAAAGAAATATAATGTGGAAAGAGATATTTTGTCTTACAGTGTAATACATTGTCCAAAGCCCACAGATTCCAATAGGAAAACAATGGCTGTTGGAAATAGGTCTTTTGTGACTGAATTTATCCTGATTGGTTTAACAGACCAGCCCAGTCTCCAACTCCCTctgttcttcctgtttcttctaaTGTATTTGGTGACTATGATGGGGAATTTGGGTTTGATAATTCTAATTGGACTGAATTCACATCTTCATACACCCAtgtacttttttctctttaacttGTCTTTGATAGACTTCTGCTACTCTTCAGTGTTTACACCCAAAATGCTGTTGAACTTCATAGTAAATAAGAATATTATCTCTTATATAGGTTGTATGACCCAActctatttttattcattttttgttatttctgaGTGTTATGTGTTAATGTCAATGGCCTATgatcgctatgtggccatctgtaaCCCGCTCTTATATAATATTGCTATGTCTCCTAAAATATGTTCCTACCTAATGCTTGGTTCATATTTGATGGCATTTTCTGGTGCCATGGCTCACACAGGATGCATGCTGAGACTGACCTTCTGTGATGCAAACACCATCAATCACTACTTCTGTGACATCCTCCCTGTGATGCAGCTCTCCTGCACCAGCACCTATGTCAATGAATTGGAGGTTTTCATTGTGGTGGGCATCAACATCATTGTGCCCAGCATCACCATCTTTATCTCTTATGGTTTCATTGTCTCCAGCATCTGCCATATAAACTCTGCTGAGGGCAGGTCCAAGGCCTTCAGCACCTGCAGTTCCCACATAATTGCTGTTTCTCTGTTCTTTGGATCAGGTGCGTTTATGTATCTTAAACCCTCCTCAGCTGGGTCTATGAATAAAGGAAAAATCTCTTCTGTCTTTTATACCAATGTGGTTCCCATGCTGAATCCATTGATTTACAGCTTGAGGAACAAAGATGTTAAAGTTGCCCTTAGGAAAACCCTGAGCAGGTGGAAATTATGTTAGAAACAGCATCTCTACTTTCCTGTAGCTTTGTGGaagtttatctttttatttaaatattagatGAAATATGTTTTCCTATTTTATCATGTAATTATTAGATATATTCTCAGTTTGTTTTCAGGTTTTGTTAATAATAGCTATTCCTCATCATTTAGTATGTATGTTTTATCgttaaaaaatttaattcaatacattttattgttattattgatttttttcttttaggaaagaTAAATTATTCATTAAACTATCAAGAAAATGCTAAGATGATATTTTGATAATGAATGGGATGTGTGATTCTTTTATTATGTTTCACTGAACATACAAATGAGACTATTTCTGTCATCAAACTTCAAAAATGAATATCTCAGGTATATGCAAGTTTCACAAAGACCATTTATATACAACCCATTTTGCTGTTGTAGACATTGAGCCTTCTTGTTATACTTCTTTAATATTTATCATTGTACCCAAACTTACACTAGATTTGTCACATGTATTTATGACATGGATTATATACTAATGTGCAACAAGGTTGATAATTAAAGTATTATagttattctaataaaaagtCTCAAGTACTTTTCAATGTACTTAATATTTTTGTGTCagtaaatgtgaaagaaaaaaattccattttgaAAGCTTACTGCCTTTGTTTTTAGATGATTAACACATTTCTCAGGTTAAATGTTGATTTACTTTCCACTAGAAAATAACTTAGTGGCACTTTTTTGTTGTGATTTAAGGTAGTTTAGAGGTGATTGGCTCAAAAAGCCAGATTTtgtacaaaaacaataaaaaatatgaatttgAAATGTTGTCATGTGTTTGATATTTAAGAAGACCAGTATAGGAAAGAAAAGAGCCTAACAACATTCTGCCATGCTCTCAAAGACGCAAAGCCAGATTATGACTTCCCTCTCTAACAGGGTTTAGAAGATACATTtccatgtaaatatatatgtctgTGAGACACTGTATTATCTTCCACTTTCAAAATTTTGAGAAAAGCTACAGTCTACACCAGGTATATGCCAATGATGTTGG
Encoded proteins:
- the LOC131914881 gene encoding olfactory receptor 8B3-like isoform X2, yielding MAVGNRSFVTEFILIGLTDQPSLQLPLFFLFLLMYLVTMMGNLGLIILIGLNSHLHTPMYFFLFNLSLIDFCYSSVFTPKMLLNFIVNKNIISYIGCMTQLYFYSFFVISECYVLMSMAYDRYVAICNPLLYNIAMSPKICSYLMLGSYLMAFSGAMAHTGCMLRLTFCDANTINHYFCDILPVMQLSCTSTYVNELEVFIVVGINIIVPSITIFISYGFIVSSICHINSAEGRSKAFSTCSSHIIAVSLFFGSAPT
- the LOC131914881 gene encoding olfactory receptor 8B3-like isoform X1, with translation MAVGNRSFVTEFILIGLTDQPSLQLPLFFLFLLMYLVTMMGNLGLIILIGLNSHLHTPMYFFLFNLSLIDFCYSSVFTPKMLLNFIVNKNIISYIGCMTQLYFYSFFVISECYVLMSMAYDRYVAICNPLLYNIAMSPKICSYLMLGSYLMAFSGAMAHTGCMLRLTFCDANTINHYFCDILPVMQLSCTSTYVNELEVFIVVGINIIVPSITIFISYGFIVSSICHINSAEGRSKAFSTCSSHIIAVSLFFGSELKV